The Musa acuminata AAA Group cultivar baxijiao chromosome BXJ3-6, Cavendish_Baxijiao_AAA, whole genome shotgun sequence region GTTGTAGGCAATCAGAACCACCTAAAGAAAGAGCATACAGTTCCAGTAGAGGATAAGCCAGCAAGATGGTATAGAGACTTCTTCATCCAAAGATCACAAAAAGATAAAGTTTGGCATTGCTTTAGCATCATGTTTACAGAACATGTTCTTCAAATATCTAAAAACGATGCTACAGTCCCTTTTCACTCTCccacaacaacaaaagaaaaaggttgCCAAGCACATCAGCACCTGAAATGATGCTGGAAAACCATGGAAACACTCAGCTACATCTATTTACTTTTGTCTTATGGCATTCACAATATGCAACTACGATAGGATACGATACGCCGGTCGAAAACTAAgcggcagcaacagtttcaccaccGTCGGAACTCTCAGAGCCATTGGTCGCCGGGGGAGTATCCTTCAAGGAAGTTAGGGAGCACTTCTCCTTCGGCTCGTCCTGGTTCATGTGCTGCTGCCGGCACTCGAGGCTACAGAATGCGATGTCACCCCTGTGGAAGAAAGATGCAATAGATATACAGCGAAACAGCAATGGTGTAATTAGGATTCTTCGAAACATGATGCCAAAGCAAGTACTAAAAAGAATTATGGAAGTACAACTCATGCAAAATAAGAATAATAGCAGCAAAGATCATTGATCTTTGTTATCCAGCCATTAAGAAATTATCATCGGCATGAAACAAAGTCCCATAGGAGGATCCAAGAGAATTTTAGTCAAGGCTTCCTGTGTACTGTGATCAGAAACTATGAAGATATACAGCGTTTTGTCCTCTAAAGCAACAGTTTGATGAATGAACGCTGAATAGAAGATGTGGATCAGCCTGAAGTTTAAGCATGGAATGACATCAGAAAGAGATCACACAAATCCTAAATCCTACAAAGACACTGGTAATGATTAATAAGGCAAATGGAAAGAACTGCAATCATCCCCTTGCCAAAATCTGCATAAGTAGCACTTGATCGGCCGGTGTTTGCAAGAGGTGGAAGAGCAAAAGACATTGATGAGTGAGGAGCTACTGTTTGAGACAACCTCGAAAGGCAGTAATACAAGCGAAACATTCCTGAGCTGACCGCAGCAGATCCATCATCTTCGAGCAGGAAGAATCAAGATTAAAGCATCAAAAGAAGAATCTATCAAGCCTGCACTTCATCGTCTCCATAAACTTCGCCTCAGAATCACCAACAGAATAGGAAAAAAAATTGAACCTTTAAGGAGACAAGCAAGATAAAGAGCACTAAAATGGACAGATGCACATGCACTCGAGCATCTCCATGATTCCACAGCAAAATCTCATCAAGATAAGAAGACAAAAACTAAAAAGTTGGAATTTTTACAAAGATTTGAGGCGAAAACTCACGAATCGAAGCAATAAATGAACATGCATGAAGAGATCTCAATGTTTCCTCGTCGAGACAGCGAGAAAACCCCCCaaaaagatagatcttttgaggcAGAGAGCCACGGATGGAGCGGAGGAAATACCTATACATGAACGTGTCGCGGCCGGGGCCCAGGCGGCGCTTGCAGAGGCCGCAGGCCATCAAAAAGGAAGCGGTCTCCACCACCGCGAAGTTCCCGGAGTTCCTCCTCCGACCCCCGGCCCCGCCGCTCCTCCACAGCGCAGCCTCCTCCCCCCGCCGCTGGTTCCGCTGCTTCTGGAGGAGGTGGGGGTGGCGGCTCTGGTTCTCGGCCCCTACCTGATCGGCGGTCACCTGGCCCTCCACCTCGGCCGCGAACTCCGTCATGCTCGTCGTCCGCCGCATGGGCGGCCGCGGCCGCTTCCTCAGCAGCATCTCTATCCGTCTCCTCGCTGAGAAAGCGCGTAGCGGTACGTCCAGAGAGGTGAACGGGCGGTGAGCGAAAGCGAGAAGAGGAGGCAGTGAGAAGACCGCAGAGAGCGAAAGGGAAGGGAGGGGTTTGGTGAAGGCAAAAGTGGACGATTAAAGGAAGCGAACTACGAATCTGGACCGTCCGTTGAGATCTGATCATCATTGTTATTGCGTTTGAGAAGCGATCACTCAGTGAGATTATATTAGCGAGTGAGCCCATAAAAAGGGGGATTAAGATGGAGGGGATGACAACGAGACATGCAATGATGGCATCTACATCTTTGATTAGCATAAAATTATGCTATTATTTTGCCTATCTACCGTAGTGGTAATTATACCACCCAAAAATTAAGGACACAAAGCCATAATTAGACATTAATAGTGAGATTAATTTCTTGGGATAAGGAGCCGTGTACTATCGTTGATGGTGACATGCTATCCATCCATGTGTCGTGTTCGTAAAGGAGCACATCATGGGACGGGTCCCACGTGGATTGAAGTCACATGAGCTTCATGTTCCAATTATTAGTCAAAATTTAAGATTGgacatattattttattttacaattattagtcaattttttattattttgatttttttttaatataatagtcCTTCGAATTTTCTAATTTCAGATATACCAAGGAAACCCAATAATAAATTTATTGATGTTGGTGAATTCTAAGAGGTATATCAACTAATTACATCATCCATGCACACCTGTCAATGAATATTAAGGATAATTTATAGTATCTAAGACTTACACACATTAAATTATAATTAGTATAcgagtaaaaatataaattatatatatatatatatatatatatatatatatatatatatatatatagtattctcACTTATTGATATGATTTCgtaaatataaatatgataaatggcaGTTTCATGTTTTCAACTTTAAGATTgaactatattttttttaatattatttttagtattctATGAAATATTAGTTAAGTATACATAAGTATTAATGTATACTTCAAATATAATGTAACAAGCCAAAATGTATTAATTGATTTGAATATGAGGTTAAGTTATGGTAATAagaatatgcatatatattatgatatacggTAAGAAAGTACACGTATATGTTATAATTGTTATAATATATGGTGTGGAAGTGTACGGATATATTATGATGATGTGCAAGGAGTAAATATATTTGTTACGATGAGAGAAGTAAAAGATCATGAATATATTAAGTTTCCTAAAGTGCATATaagtattttgaattatttcgacatAAAATTTTACTTCTTTATTTTACATATGCTATGATGTAGGGTTAtacttgataaaaaaaatcatatgatgaAAAGTCAATCATTAAATATCTTATGTCAATAATTTTCAAATATTATATACATGACATAATGTATGTTGGcataaataaaactataaaggctttatagataaaaatataaatcatattttataggtaATCACATTAGTACCCCTTCTAAGTGGTTGGGTAGGGAAATGAGCATGAGTACATGATGATATACGGGTATATGTACGTGTATTACTTTTGGAtatgttatatttatatttttctttgattatatattataattatatacagATGTTAAAAATAGTATGTACATGGAAAccctataattttatttaataactTAGCATGTGTTAatcttaatattaattattttctacTGAACTCTTATGGATAGGAGTGGATGTAGAGTGTGGATGAAACTAGGCGTAGGGTGTTACATAATTATTATTAGTTTttagaattatattttta contains the following coding sequences:
- the LOC135641783 gene encoding FCS-Like Zinc finger 7-like, which encodes MLLRKRPRPPMRRTTSMTEFAAEVEGQVTADQVGAENQSRHPHLLQKQRNQRRGEEAALWRSGGAGGRRRNSGNFAVVETASFLMACGLCKRRLGPGRDTFMYRGDIAFCSLECRQQHMNQDEPKEKCSLTSLKDTPPATNGSESSDGGETVAAA